In Hemitrygon akajei chromosome 12, sHemAka1.3, whole genome shotgun sequence, a single window of DNA contains:
- the LOC140737230 gene encoding regulator of G-protein signaling 5-like, whose product MCKGLAALPATCLERAKGIKTKLGILLQKPEIITDYIIPYSDKVDKPAKPLRPSQIEVLQWRESLEKLLMNSYGLAAFKAFLQSEHSEENIEFWMACEDYKATKSPNKLASKAKKIFEDFIEKEAPQEINVDHYTKEVTMKNLAEPTTSTFELAQKRVLSLMEKDSFSRFLKSEVYLELIK is encoded by the exons GGCCAAAGGAATAAAAACAAAGTTAGGAATCCTGCTGCAGAAGCCGGAAATCATCACTGACTACATCATCCCATATTCTGATAAAGTGGACAAGCCAGCTAAGCCTCTAAG ACCATCCCAAATTGAAGTGCTGCAGTGGCGTGAATCTCTGGAGAAGCTTCTGATGAACAGCT ATGGTCTGGCTGCCTTCAAAGCCTTCCTCCAATCAGAGCACAGTGAGGAGAACATTGAGTTCTGGATGGCCTGTGAAGACTACAAGGCAACCAAGTCACCTAACAAGCTGGCCTCTAAGGCAAAGAAGATCTTTGAAGACTTCATCGAGAAGGAAGCTCCTCAAGAG ATCAATGTTGACCACTACACTAAAGAAGTCACCATGAAGAACCTAGCCGAACCTACCACATCAACCTTTGAGCTGGCACAGAAGAGAGTTCTGTCTTTGATGGAGAAGGATTCATTCAGCAGATTCCTGAAATCTGAAGTTTATCTGGAGCTGATAAAGTAG